A portion of the Krasilnikovia cinnamomea genome contains these proteins:
- a CDS encoding anti-sigma factor family protein: MTTEHVTPLLGAYVLNALDEQEVSTVDQHIASCQACRLEVDDLRGVETALGGVPPEALIDGPPADGELLLQRTLRTVRKERGRQDWRRRATVAAAAVAVGGAVLGGGAVLGRATAPPPGALPPPVTTPASAPGTMLGSAQDPASGARMSVAVRPAAGWVRVNASVSGIAAGQRCRLMVVARDGSRREAGSWLVSAASEPTGTNLDGFALVAPGDVAAIEVETVEGAKLVSVPV, from the coding sequence ATGACCACCGAACACGTGACTCCTCTGCTCGGCGCCTACGTGCTCAATGCCCTGGATGAGCAGGAGGTATCCACGGTGGACCAGCACATCGCGTCGTGCCAGGCATGCCGGCTTGAGGTGGACGATCTGCGCGGCGTCGAGACCGCCCTCGGTGGGGTCCCGCCGGAGGCGTTGATCGACGGGCCACCGGCCGACGGCGAGTTGCTGCTGCAGCGCACCCTGCGAACGGTACGCAAGGAGCGCGGCCGGCAGGACTGGCGGCGGCGGGCGACGGTGGCGGCCGCGGCGGTGGCGGTGGGCGGCGCCGTCCTGGGCGGGGGTGCGGTCCTGGGGCGCGCCACCGCCCCGCCGCCGGGCGCGCTCCCTCCGCCGGTGACGACGCCGGCCTCCGCGCCGGGGACCATGCTCGGATCGGCGCAGGACCCGGCGTCCGGCGCGCGGATGAGCGTGGCGGTCCGTCCGGCCGCCGGCTGGGTACGGGTCAACGCCTCGGTGAGCGGGATCGCGGCCGGGCAGCGCTGCCGGCTGATGGTCGTCGCGCGCGACGGCAGCCGACGCGAGGCGGGCAGCTGGCTCGTCTCCGCCGCCAGCGAGCCGACCGGCACGAACCTGGACGGCTTCGCCCTGGTCGCGCCCGGCGACGTCGCCGCGATCGAGGTGGAGACCGTCGAGGGAGCGAAGCTGGTCTCGGTCCCGGTGTAG
- a CDS encoding sigma-70 family RNA polymerase sigma factor, whose translation MAAVWSRRKDTATDEVLIRALYEEHGGALLAYANRLTGDRAAAEDVVQETLLRAWRHPEALTNSKGSVRGWLLTVARNIVTDRFRARSRRPTEVPESPATVPVRDDHAEGVVDSIVVLDALEQLSPEHRDVLHAIYFQGHTVAEAADALGVPPGTIKSRTYYALRRMREAFTSQPAQPHGQMVAMKGVAG comes from the coding sequence ATGGCTGCCGTGTGGTCCCGCCGCAAGGACACCGCCACCGACGAGGTGCTGATCCGCGCGTTGTACGAGGAACACGGTGGTGCCCTGCTGGCGTATGCCAACCGCCTCACCGGCGACCGCGCCGCGGCCGAGGACGTCGTACAGGAGACCCTGCTCCGTGCCTGGCGACATCCGGAGGCGTTGACCAACAGCAAGGGTTCGGTCCGTGGCTGGCTGCTCACGGTCGCCCGCAACATCGTGACCGACCGGTTCCGCGCCCGGTCGCGGCGTCCCACGGAGGTGCCGGAGTCCCCGGCCACCGTGCCGGTACGCGACGACCACGCCGAAGGGGTCGTGGACTCCATCGTCGTACTCGATGCGCTTGAGCAGTTGTCACCCGAGCACCGCGACGTCCTGCACGCCATCTACTTCCAGGGTCACACCGTGGCCGAGGCCGCCGACGCACTCGGGGTACCGCCGGGCACGATCAAGTCGCGCACCTACTACGCGTTACGGCGGATGCGTGAGGCGTTCACCAGTCAACCGGCGCAACCGCACGGCCAGATGGTCGCCATGAAGGGAGTGGCCGGATGA